The Fundulus heteroclitus isolate FHET01 chromosome 13, MU-UCD_Fhet_4.1, whole genome shotgun sequence genome contains a region encoding:
- the LOC118565237 gene encoding zinc finger protein 260-like, which translates to MSSVQPQRELISEQETPAEEALSEFKEIIVKTEEEIDDQSRQLDFIRTPQIILHRIDLSVPRVVKKEVLVQERLFDPERFSHLDMEEAELLMKKEEWEKKLENQEIKEEQEEISYHEIKEEQEEISYHKIKEEHEQIYHETKEEQEEISYHEIKKEQDELACHEVKEEQEELSYHDIKEEQEELEHQMIKEEQDSPDKEQVVVKLETDIFTLTPTSHDKYHTELNRNLLMSQDSIDAQNQDNEGNSSNYSGSNEDEQLKRNESCWKSGQHDGNADGTKQNGLHKTQDRDLYSCIICEKNFSENSLLTKHMKIHTDERLYSCKICGKIASQKSHLTAHIRTHTGEKPFACTICGKAFGQKGTLTDHMSLHTGEKPYFCKICGKSFRLRGALRCHMITHTGEKRFTCEVCLKTFSRNGRLTLHMKSHTGEKPFSCNICGDGFCEKEILTDHLKTHTGVRPFTCKICGKGFSRKGGLAIHMTIHTGEKRFSCAICGKGYCKKDLLKVHMRIHTGERPFSCTICGKTYIRNGHLTAHMKTHTDERPYSCTWCGKSFHYKISLSEHINIHKGEKPYSCVFCEKHFRGKRNLSVHMRTHTGEKPYSCKICDKRFGQNFNLTLHMRTHTGEKPFSCNICDKRFSKNGQLTVHMRMHTGEKPFSCKICDKRFSKKAHLNVHMRVHKSEKTILC; encoded by the exons ATGTCTTCAGTTCAGCCTCAGAGAGAGTTGATCAGCGAGCAGGAGACTCCTGCTGAAGAAGCTTTATCAGAGTTTAAAGAAATCATCGTCAAGACCGAGGAAGAGATCGATGATCAGAGCAGACAGCTGGATTTCATTCGGACACCCCAGATAATCTTACACCGAATAG ACTTATCAGTGCCTCGTGTTGTAAAGAAGGAGGTTCTTGTCCAAGAGCGTCTCTTTGACCCAGAAAGGTTCTCCCACTTGGACATGGAGGAAGCAGAACTACTGATGAAAAAGGAAGAGTGGGAGAAGAAACTGGAAAATCAAGAGATAAAAGAAGAGCAGGAGGAGATATCATATCATGAGATAAAAGAAGAGCAGGAGGAGATATCATATCATAAGATAAAAGAAGAGCATGAGCAGATATATCATGAGACAAAAGAAGAGCAGGAGGAGATATCatatcatgaaataaaaaaagagcaggATGAGCTAGCATGCCATGAGGTAAAAGAAGAGCAGGAGGAGCTATCATATCATGACATAAAAGAAGAGCAAGAAGAGCTGGAACATCAGATGATAAAAGAAGAGCAGGACAGTCCGGATAAAGAGCAAGTTGTGGTGAAGTTGGAGACTGATATCTTCACGTTGACTCCTACAAGTCATGACAAATATCACACAGAATTAAACAGAAATCTACTTATGTCTCAGGACTCTATTGATGCTCAGAACCAGGATAACGAAGGAAACAGTTCTAATTATTCAGGATCAAATGAAGATGAACAGCTGAAGAGAAATGAGAGCTGCTGGAAATCTGGACAGCATGACGGCAATGCTGATGgtacaaaacaaaatggccTCCACAAAACTCAGGATAGAGATTTGTATTCTTGTATAATTTGTGAGaaaaacttttctgaaaacaGTTTACTAACTAAGCACATGAAAATTCACACAGATGAGAGACTTTATTCATGCAAGATTTGTGGAAAGATTGCCAGTCAGAAAAGCCATTTAACTGCTCACATCAggactcacacaggtgagaagcctttcgcATGCACGATATGTGGAAAAGCTTTCGGTCAAAAAGGTACATTAACTGATCACATGAGccttcacacaggtgagaagccttatTTCTGCAAGatttgtggaaaaagttttcgTTTAAGAGGTGCTTTGCGTTGTCACATGATAACCCACACAGGGGAGAAGCGTTTTACTTGTGAGGTTTGTTTAAAAACGTTTAGTCGAAACGGCCGTTTAACTCTTCACATGAAAAGTCACACAGGTGAAAAGCCTTTCTCATGCAACATTTGTGGAGATGGTTTCTGCGAAAAAGAAATTTTAACTGATCACTTGAAAACGCACACTGGCGTGAGGCCTTTCACTTGTAAGATTTGTGGGAAAGGTTTTAGTCGAAAAGGTGGTTTAGCTATTCACATGAcaattcacacaggtgagaagcgtTTCTCCTGTGCGATTTGTGGAAAGGGTTATTGTAAAAAAGATCTGCTTAAAGTTCACATGAGAATacacacaggtgagaggccttTTTCGTGCACGATTTGTGGAAAAACTTACATTCGAAATGGTCATTTAACAGCTCACATGAAAACTCACACAGACGAAAGGCCTTATTCATGCACATGGTGTGGGAAAAGTTTCCATTACAAGATTAGTTTAAGTGAACATATAAATATTCACAAAGGTGAGAAACCTTActcttgtgtgttttgtgaaaaacatttccGCGGAAAACGGAATTTAAGtgttcacatgagaactcacacaggtgagaaaccttATTCATGCAAGATTTGTGACAAACGTTTCGgtcaaaattttaatttaactcttcacatgagaactcacacaggtgaaaagCCTTTTTCTTGCAACATTTGTGACAAACGTTTCAGCAAAAACGGTCAATTAACTGTGCATATGAGAATGCACACAGGTGAAAAGCCTTTCTCCTGCAAGATTTGTGACAAACGTTTCAGTAAAAAAGCTCATCTAAATGTTCACATGAGAGTTCACAAAAGTGAGAAGACGATCTTGTGctag
- the LOC105924178 gene encoding oocyte zinc finger protein XlCOF6 gives MSSVQFQTHLINEQESPAPEIIVKSEEEQSWPLDFPPTPLITSNREDFLQNDAVKDDDLGDHLLWDLDRNSSLYHEGQEPLQMKREQEQPGHQCIKEEQEEPGHQQIKAEQEEFYISQNVEQPVLKPETDIFMTICINKEESHTEPELRRNQLINQEPPDAEIQVHENSGSNRKMERTRKKRHQKCRDHNENPDSPNRKGCKHTPNKEVNSWKMYYKRFSHKSLLTKKMAFKTGESHFLCKICKQSFCSNFSLTRHMKNHRSEAPFPCLICGKRFSEKYGLSLHMRTHACEKPFSCDVCGQNFCSKFSLTRHMKIHTSEAPFPCVTCGKHFSEKYRLSVHMRTHRSEKPFSCDVCGQSFCSNFSLSRHMKIHTSEVPFPCLTCGKHFNEKYRLSVHMRTHTSEKPFSCDVCGQSLSSQFSLTRHMKTHTGEAPFVCLTCGKHFSEKYRLSFHMRSHSSEKPFSCEVCGKSFSQNNSLTVHMRTHTGEKPFSCGLCGKKFSQNSSLTVHMRTHTSEKPLSCDVCGKSFSLNSYLTSHMRTHTGEKPFSCGFCERPFSHKMSLTIHMRTHTGERPFSCEVCGKSFTQKFGLITHMRTHTGERPFSCVVCGKGFIRKNRLTDHLRIHTGEKPFSCVTCGTCFSYKISLTTHMRIHTGERPFSCEVCGKAFTQKNGLTVHMRTHTGERPFSCEVCGKGFIQKNKLIDHLRTHTGEKPFPV, from the exons AtgtcttcagttcagtttcaaacacatttaataaacgaGCAGGAATCTCCGGCTCCAGAAATCATTGTCAAGTCCGAGGAGGAGCAGAGCTGGCCGCTGGATTTCCCTCCGACCCCACTGATAACCTCAAACCGGGAAG ACTTTCTACAGAATGATGCTGTGAAGGATGATGATTTGGGTGACCACCTTCTTTGGGACCTGGACAGGAACTCCAGTTTGTACCACGAGGGACAAGAACCTCTGCAGATGAAACGGGAGCAGGAGCAGCCAGGACATCAGTGCATaaaagaggagcaggaggagccaGGACATCAGCAGATAAAAGCAGAGCAGGAGGAGTTCTACATCAGTCAGAACGTAGAGCAGCCTGTGCTAAAACCGGAGACTGATATCTTTATGACCATTTGTATAAATAAGGAAGAATCCCACACTGAACCAGAACTAAGGAGGAACCAACTCATCAATCAGGAACCCCCTGATGCTGAGATCCAGGTTCATGAAAACTCAGGATCGAACAGAAAGATGGAGAGAACACGAAAAAAGAGACATCAGAAATGTAGAGATCACAATGAGAATCCTGATAGTCCAAATCGAAAGGGGTGCAAGCACACTCCCAATAAGGAAGTTAATTCTTGGAAAATGTATTATAAACGTTTTTCTCACAAGAGTCTTTTGACTAAAAAGATGGCATTTAAGACAGGTGAGAGTCATTTCCTTTGTAAGATTTGTAAACAAAGTTTCTGTTCAAACTTTTCATTAACTAGGCACATGAAAAATCACAGAAGTGAGGCTCCTTTCCCTTGTTTGATCTGTGGAAAACGTTTCAGTGAAAAATATGGACTGTCTcttcacatgagaactcacgcatgtgagaagcctttctcatgtgaCGTTTGTGGACAAAATTTCTGTTCAAAATTTTCATTAACTCGGCACATGAAAATTCACACAAGTGAGGCCCCCTTCCCTTGTGTAACCTGTGGAAAGCATTTCAGTGAAAAATATCGATTGTCTGTTCACATGAGAACCCACAGAAGCGAGAAGCCTTTCTCGTGTGACGTTTGTGGACAAAGTTTCTGTTCAAATTTTTCATTAAGTagacacatgaaaatccacacaAGTGAGGTTCCCTTCCCTTGTTTGACCTGTggaaaacatttcaatgaaaaataTCGACTGTCTGTTCACATGAGAACCCACACAAGCGAGAAGCCTTTCTCGTGTGACGTTTGTGGACAAAGTTTGAGTTCACAGTTTTCATTAACCAGGCACATgaaaactcacacaggtgaggcTCCATTCGTTTGTTTGACCTGTGGAAAACATTTCAGTGAAAAATATCGACTCTCTTTTCACATGCGAAGCCACTCGAgcgagaagcctttctcatgtgaGGTTTGTGGAAAGAGTTTCAGTCAAAACAACTCTTTAACtgttcacatgagaactcacacgggtgagaagcctttttcGTGTGGTCTTTGTGGAAAGAAGTTTAGTCAAAACAGCTCTTTAACTGTTCACATGAGAACCCACACAAGTGAGAAGCCTTTATCATGTGATGTTTGTGGGAAGAGTTTCAGTTTAAACAGCTATTTAACTagtcacatgagaactcacacaggtgagaagcctttctcgtGTGGTTTTTGTGAAAGACCTTTCAGTCACAAAATGTCTTTGACtattcacatgagaactcacacggGTGAAAGGCCTTTCTCGTGTGAagtttgtggaaaaagtttcactCAAAAATTTGGGCTAATTactcacatgagaactcacaccgGTGAGAGGCCTTTCTCATGTGTAGTTTGTGGGAAAGGGTTCATTCGAAAAAATAGACTAACTGATCACTTGAGAATTCACACAGGGGAGAAACCCTTTTCCTGTGTGACCTGTGGAACATGTTTCAGTTACAAAATATCTTTGACTActcacatgagaattcacacagggGAAAGGCCTTTCTCGTGTGAGGTGTGTGGAAAAGCGTTCACTCAAAAAAATGGGCTAACtgttcacatgagaactcacacaggcgAAAGGCCTTTCTCATGTGAGGTTTGTGGAAAGGGGTTCATTCAGAAAAATAAGCTAATTGATCACTTGAGAACTCACACTGGGGAGAAACCTTTTCCTGTGTGA
- the LOC105924177 gene encoding zinc finger protein OZF-like, whose product MKQEKDEPGHQWIKEELEHQETKEEPEHQRLKEEQEDLYVSHNLEQRALKPETNTFMAIFTNKEESHTVLKPTISQEPPEGEIQENSGSNRNKKHVQKRRHHKSRDHNENLDSSKQKRCKNTPKDKKMYSWTISCNSLLTKQMTIKTGESNFLCKICGQRFSSKGPLTRHIKIHTGKELFPCLTCGKHFIEKYRLSVHMRTHTGEKPFSCDICGKSYSQKGSLTVHMRTHTSEKPFPCVTCGISFSQKISLTYHMRTHTGEKPFSCGLCGKCFSQNGSLTMHMRIHTGNKPFPCVTCGICFSQKDSLTIHMRTHTGERPFSCEVCGKGFTRKQRLTDHLRTHTGEKPFPCSLCGKCFRQNRCLTTHMRTHTGEKPFPCVTCGTCFSQKNYLTTHMRTHTGERPFSCEVCGKGFTRKNRLTNHLRTHTGERPFSCEVCGKGFIQKSMLTCHLRTHADE is encoded by the coding sequence ATGAAACAAGAGAAGGATGAGCCCGGACATCAGTGGATTAAGGAGGAGCTTGAACATCAAGAGACTAAAGAGGAGCCAGAACATCAGCGGTTaaaagaggagcaggaggaccTCTATGTTAGTCATAATTTAGAGCAGCGTGCTCTAAAACCAGAAACTAATACCTTTATGgccatttttacaaataaggaAGAATCCCACACTGTATTAAAACCAACCATCTCTCAGGAACCCCCTGAAGGCGAGATTCAAGAAAATTCAGGatcaaatagaaataaaaagcatgtacaaaaaagaagacatcaTAAATCCAGAGATCACAATGAGAATCTTGACAGTTCCAAACAAAAAAGGTGCAAAAATACTCCCAAGGATAAGAAAATGTATTCTTGGACTATTTCTTGTAACAGTCTTTTGACTAAACAGATGACAATTAAAACAGGTGAGAGTAATTTCCTGTGTAAGATTTGTGGACAACGTTTTAGTTCAAAAGGTCCATTAACAAGGCACATAAAAATTCACACAGGCAAGGAACTTTTCCCTTGTTTGACCtgtggaaaacattttattgaaaaatatcGACTGTCTGTTCACAtgagaacccacacaggtgagaagccattCTCATGTGATATTTGTGGGAAGAGTTACAGTCAAAAAGGCTCTTTAACTGTTCACATGAGAACGCACACAAGTGAGAAGCCTTTCCCATGTGTCACCTGTGGGATAAGTTTTAGTCAAAAAATATCTTTAACTTATCACATGAggactcacacaggtgagaagcctttctcatgcggtctttgtggaaaatgtttcagtcaaaatggctctttaactatgcacatgagaatccacacggGTAATAAGCCTTTCCCATGTGTGACCTGTGGAATATGTTTCAGTCAGAAAGACTCTTTAACtattcacatgagaactcacacaggtgagaggccttTCTCGTGTGAGGTTTGTGGAAAAGGGTTCACTCGAAAACAAAGACTGACTGATCACTTGAGAACTCACACGGGGGAAAAGCCTTTCCCGTGTAGTCTTTGTGGGAAATGTTTCAGGCAAAACCGGTGCTTAACTACTCACATGAGAACGCACACAGGGGAGAAGCCTTTCCCATGTGTCACCTGTGGGACCTGTTTCagtcaaaaaaattatttaaccaCTCACATGAGAACTCATACAGGCGAGCGGCCTTTCTCCTGTGAGGTTTGTGGGAAAGGCTTCACTCGAAAAAATAGGCTAACTAATCActtgagaactcacacaggtgagcgTCCTTTCTCCTGTGAGGTTTGTGGAAAGGGTTTCATCCAAAAAAGTATGCTAACTTGTCACTTAAGAACTCATGCAGACGAGTAA
- the LOC118565240 gene encoding zinc finger protein OZF-like gives MSEEQSNDSRRLLDFSWGPQIILHRIEFLQNQIVKEKDHGDQLLFNPETNSSLDKVEPENMLIKEELDDLENQQIKQEGEELCINQDEEQFIMKQETNACMGTLTNVKKYLSESEPNMNQLFSRDTPEAENHHLEGNDHKNIASKINEGAKKYSKCKKTRRHVDNSDSSKRHGHKKTSKDEKLYSCKICDKTFSSNSHLNRHNRIHTGDKPFSCKICRKCFIYKSMLTIHMRSHTGEKPFSCEFCGKCFSQKFSVTIHLRTHTAKPFPCTACGRNFSLKCDLVLHMRIHAGERPFLCTVCGKGFRREGSLTEHIRTHTGDKPFSCMTCEKRFGQKRYLTEHLRIHTGDKPFTCINCGKGFYRKQHLLSHMKIHTDDKPFCCKTCLKRFRRKCFLTEHMRIHTGDKPFTCMTCGKGFHRKRLLALHTKTHTGEKPFSCELCGKSFTQKQSLKTHINTHTGEKPYACVICFRSFTQKKSLNNHVRTHNGSTGSSE, from the exons ATGTCCGAGGAACAGAGCAATGATTCTCGTAGACTGCTTGATTTCAGCTGGGGACCCCAGATAATCTTACACCGAATAG AGTTCCTACAGAATCAAATTGTAAAGGAGAAGGATCATGGTGACCAGTTGCTCTTTAACCCAGAGACGAACTCCAGTTTGGACAAGGTGGAACCAGAAAACATGCTGATAAAAGAAGAGCTGGATGACCTGGAAAATCAGCAGATAAAACAAGAGGGAGAGGAGCTCTGCATAAATCAGGATGAAGAACAGTTTATAATGAAGCAGGAGACTAATGCCTGCATGGGGACTCTtactaatgttaaaaaatacctgtctgaatcagaaccaaacatgaaTCAACTGTTTTCTAGGGACACTCCTGAAGCTGAGAACCATCACCTTGAAGGAAACGATCATAAAAACATAGCATCAAAGATAAATGAAGGGGCAAAAAAGTATAGTAAGTGCAAGAAAACTAGACGGCATGTGGACAATTCTGACAGCTCAAAACGACACGGCCACAAGAAAACGAGCAAAGATGAGAAACTGTATTCTTGTAAAATAtgtgataaaacattttcttctaaTAGTCACCTGAATAGACACAATAGAATTCATACAGGTGACAAGCCTTTCTCGTGTAAGATCTgcagaaaatgtttcatttataaaaGCATGTTAACTATTCACATGAGAAGTCACACAGGCGAGAAGCCGTTCTCATGTGAGTTTTGTGGAAAATGCTTCAGTCAAAAGTTTAGCGTAACCATTCACTTAAGAACTCACACAGCTAAGCCTTTCCCATGTACGGCATGTGGAAGGAATTTCAGTCTCAAATGTGATTTAGTACTTCACATGAGAATTCACGCAGGTGAGAGGCCGTTCTTGTGTACGGTTTGTGGAAAGGGTTTTAGACGAGAGGGTTCTTTAACTGAACACATAAGAACTCACACAGGGGATAAACCTTTCTCCTGTATGACTTGTGAAAAAAGATTTGGTCAAAAGCGTTATTTAACTGAGCACTTGAGAATACACACAGGAGATAAACCTTTTACCTGTATAAACTGTGGAAAAGGTTTCTATCGAAAACAGCATTtactttcacacatgaaaatTCACACAGATGATAAACCTTTCTGCTGTAAAACCTGTTTGAAAAGATTTAGacgaaaatgttttttgactgagcacatgagaattcacacaggtgaTAAACCATTTACCTGTATGACCTGTGGAAAAGGTTTCCATCGAAAACGTCTCTTAGCGTTACACACGAAAACTCACACGGGTGAGAAACCTTTCTCGTGTGAGctttgtggaaaaagttttactCAAAAACAGTCCTTAAAAACTCACATAAATACGCACACTGGGGAGAAGCCCTATGCGTGTGTGATCTGTTTTAGAAGTTTCACtcaaaaaaagtctttaaacaATCATGTGAGGACACACAACGGTTCCACGGGTTCTAGTGAATGA
- the LOC105924497 gene encoding gastrula zinc finger protein XlCGF57.1 translates to MSSVQLHREFKSKEEIPSEQIIPEFEEIIVKSEEEVDDQRRLLNFSQTAEVILHRTDPPQQYDIQVDKVFNDQQLCGQEWNSSLDQEELEHLHVKKEQEALEHFPIKENRQELEQLQIKEEQEELEHLQIKQDQEELLCIQIKEEEEELHPDVGRQDEEQRVLKEETDTLMVTLTNEEKYCMELEPNSNQLNSQDIPEAKNHNQEGRNPKVSGSRTVEVPKQNKTFQTTRPKRNNAYGGKQKVLKKNSSVKRQYSCKMCNEVFFHNSTFIRHLRTHTGEKPFSCPNCGKCYSQKGHLTDHMRTHTGEKPFACTTCGKSFSQKSHLTIHMRIHADQKPFSCMICGKSYSQKGQLAYHVRGHTGEKPFSCNACGKGFGQKSSLTYHMRSHTGEKPFSCMTCGRSFSLKGNLIYHVKNHACEKSFHCVTCEKNFFKKETYATHLRTHTGEMPFSCVTCGKKFSKKKSFNTHLKTHTGEKPFLCNICGNSYIQKSSLTYHMRIHSLVKPFSCNTCGKSFSKKDIFTSHLRSHTGEKPFLCNKCGKQFTRKSFLTVHLRVHTGEKPFTCTTCGKCFTRKSFLTVHMRTHTGEKPFSCTTCGNTFRQRAHLICHMRTHTDVKT, encoded by the exons atgtcttcagttcagctTCACAGAGAGTTCAAAAGCAAGGAGGAAATTCCGTCTGAGCAAATAATCCCTGAGTTTGAAGAAATAATCGTCAAATCCGAGGAGGAGGTAGATGATCAGCGCAGACTGCTGAATTTCAGCCAGACAGCAGAGGTCATCTTACACCGAACAG ACCCGCCTCAACAGTATGATATTCAAGTGGATAAGGTTTTTAATGACCAGCAGCTGTGTGGCCAGGAATGGAACTCCAGTTTAGACCAGGAGGAACTTGAACATCTGCATGTCAAAAAGGAGCAGGAGGCTCTAGAACATTTCCCGATAAAAGAGAATCGGCAGGAACTAGAACAGCTGCAAATAAAGGAAGAGCAAGAGGAACTTGAACATCTCCAGATAAAACAGGACCAAGAGGAGCTACTATGCATACAgataaaagaagaagaggaagagctTCATCCTGACGTTGGCAGACAGGATGAAGAGCAGCGTGTGCTAAAGGAAGAGACGGATACTTTAATGGTAACTCTTACTAACGAAGAAAAATACTGCATGGAACTAGAACCAAACAGTAACCAACTCAACTCTCAAGATATTCCTGAAGCTAAGAACCACAATCAGGAAGGAAGAAATCCAAAAGTTTCAGGATCACGGACAGTGGAAGtgccaaaacaaaataaaacttttcagACGACCAGACCTAAAAGAAATAATGCATATGGTGGAAAACAAAAAGTGCTCAAGAAAAATTCTTCAGTTAAGAGACAGTATTCTTGTAAAATGTGCAATGAGGTGTTTTTTCATAATAGCACCTTTATTAGACATCTGAGAACTCATACtggtgagaagcctttttcaTGTCCAAACTGCGGAAAATGTTATAGTCAAAAGGGTCATTTAACAGATCACATgcgaactcacacaggtgagaagccctTTGCTTGTACCACTTGTGGAAAAAGCTTCAGTCAAAAGAGCCATTTAACAattcacatgagaatccatgcGGACCAGAAGCCTTTCTCCTGTAtgatatgtggaaaaagttataGCCAAAAAGGTCAATTAGCTTATCACGTAAGAGGTCACACAGGTGAAAAGCCTTTTTCATGTAATGcttgtggaaaaggttttggTCAAAAAAGTAGTTTAACTTATCATATGAGAAGTCACACAGGTGAAAAGCCTTTTTCATGTATGACCTGTGGAAGAAGTTTCAGTTTAAAAGGTAATTTAATTTATCACGTGAAAAATCACGCATGTGAAAAGTCTTTCCACTGTGTTACTTGTGAGAAAAatttctttaagaaagaaacTTATGCAACTCATCTCAGGACTCACACGGGTGAGATGCCGTTTTCATGTGTcacctgtggaaaaaaattcagcaaaaaaaaaagttttaacacTCACCTGAAAACCCACACTGGTGAGAAACCTTTCTTATGTAATATATGTGGGAATAGTTACATTCAAAAAAGTAGTTTAACTTACCACATGAGAATACACTCACTTGTGAAACCATTCTCATGTAATACTTGTGGGAAAAGTTTCAGTAAAAAAGATATTTTCACATCTCACTTGAGAAGCCACActggtgagaagcctttcttgTGTAATAAATGTGGAAAACAGTTTACTCGCAAAAGTTTTTTAACAGTTCACCTAAGAGTCCATAccggtgagaagcctttcacatGTACTActtgtggaaaatgtttcactcgaaaaagttttttaacagttcacatgagaactcacacaggtgagaagcctttctcgtGTACCACCTGTGGAAATACTTTTAGGCAAAGGGCTCATTTAATTTGTCACATGAGAACCCACACAGATGTGAAGACGTAA